ATGTTCCTTCTATGTTTTGTTGCTGAGGATCAGGTTCATGGACAAGATCCTTCGAAGTTTGAGGATCACTTTCGCTTTGTTCTGCTCCCCGTGTCatgttgccctgggtggaaggacctgtttcatcacatgttccttcctctggtgcagcttcagtctgggatatggtttcatttgagtttcttaccagcccaattgcttcatcatcgtGTTCCTGCCTcttagaaagaatgttagtttcatcaaaaactacATGTACACTCTCTTCTACACACATTGTTCTCTTGTTATagatcttataagctttactatgtaaagaatatcccaagaatactccctcatcacttctggaatcaaacttacctagggagtttttactattattgtgcacaaagcacttgcatccaaatgccctaagatgggatatgtttggctttctccctttaagtaactcatagggattTTTCTCTACAAGAGATCTAGTCATatacctatttatgatgtaacatgcagtgttcacagcttctgcccagaatctATGGGGTAATTTACTAGAAATAAGCATAGTCCTAGCTATATCTTCAAGTGtactattctttctttcaactactccattttgttgtggagtcctaggagcagaaaaattatgatatatgccatgctcatcacaatattcagcaaatttagcattctcaaattcagtaccatgatcagacctaattgatgcaagttgattacctagttgtttctgagttttctaacaaaagaagtaaacATGTCAAATgattcatctttagatgttaaaaacaatgtccaagtaaacttggaataatcatcaacaagcacaatcacatatctcttaccacatCTGTTTAATattctcattggaccacaaagatccatatggaccagttccatcgtcctgtggtgcttaccactttcttgcttttaaaagaggatcttacctgcttcccccttgcacaagcttcacaaactttatcttccttgaacttaatgttaggcagtcctatcaccaagtccttggagactagtttgttgagtttgacttagactggcatgtccaagtctcttatgccaaaggaggggatcattatccaacacatttaagcaagtgagttcattttctgaaagtgtggacagatctacaatatatatgtcgttcactctttttccctgcaaaactatcttgtcaatggtaagattaatcacaaaacatttgGTAGATGTGAATTCTACCAtattacctctatcacacaattgtgatacacttattagactgtacttcagttcatctatcaagtagacattctcaatagagtaagaatcagtcttacctacctttccaaccccaatgatctcacatttcttcccatttccaaaggaggcattacctcctttaaggtaCACAAGTGAAAGGAACCGGTTCTTACTTCatgtcatatgctttgagcagccactaaccatgtaccatatttgtctcctccccttcacttggacctgcaaaaggaaatcaggggttagtcttaggaacccaaactagtttgggtccctttctataggcaaaaggatgaattaaattctttttagtccaacttggtagcctattcttctcttgaacaaattctttgttcttttgacttgccttttcttttgcagtgcactcacttttatagtgacctgttttaccacagtgtgtgcaaatcttgttctcagaaagtgtgaggtacttgcttttgggatcccacttaagtgccaggttcccaaagccaagtcctcttctgttgctactatggtgttcttgtagccaAGAAAGTACattggaggacctgttccatttacaagttctatctagctcatgcttgaccttgcttagatcctcctttaggattcttacctgctcatcctttttatacaactcatctttcagttttcctacattttcttctagagtgagttgtgtgtgatcagctgtctttttacctgttcctaatttcagttttagatttttagATCTAAGCTCCAGGACAATTgaatcaagtgcatgaacctggttctttatcacagtattttcacttacagtttcactaaccctaagttttaggtttttgcacttagccttcaaaatcacacattctttagacaattgctccttttcattgtttacatcctcagattcatcaattagttctAGAAGTAACTCATACAACCTTTCTTTAAACAacaatttaatcttgtctttgagatgaattacattTACCTCAATTTCTTCATCAGATACTCTGATGGCCATAAATGTTTGTTCAtactcatcatcattatcatctaagctttcatctgagctttctccccaagcagtgaccatagccttggttgatcttttattgttgcttttcttgggttgaacacgttccttcttcctgttccttcttttagctctttccttcttccattcaatttcccataaatgacagttcttgatgtggtgatTAGTCTTTCCACACGTGTAGCAGCTATTATTGGTTTGCTTCTCGCCTGCTTTTGACTTGctatagcttccacttcttgaagaaccctttactctcctcaggtacttcttgaagtccttggcgatcatagccatttcatcatcttctagatcataaccttcagtgattctgagtgccaagctcttttccttcttaggtacatccattttcatggtttgtctcctaagttcataggcagtAAGATTTCTAAGTAATTCATCCAGTGGGAtagtggcaatgttctttgattcttgaatggcagtgattttgcttTCCTAAGTGATAGGAACAACCCTTGTCAGTATCTTCtcgactctatcttcttcaggaataatccttccaagagactttagcTCATTTGTCAAGGTAGTaaaccttgtgtacatctcttggatggttttTCCTTCCTTTATGTCaaagttctcatattgagaatacagtagagttcctctggatctcttcacctaaggtgttccttcatgagccacttacaatgtgtcccaaatttgcttcgcagtggtacaactttggattatgatgtactcatctggaccaagtccacaaacaagccatttcttggctttagcattcttctcccatttcttcaagtCCTCAGCAGTGCAATCCGCTCTTGTATTTGGAACCTCTACTTCTTCAACATTTATCTTCaaggtagccagtggaccatcggtgacaatgtcccataaCTCATAGTCCTTTCCtataatgtgatctctcatcctgttgttccaccaagagtagtactagCCATTAAAGAGTAGTGGCCTAgtagtggattgcccttcccaatttccaggtggtgcactcatcttgatcttctcctaaggtgttagccccttcaaggataacctgctctgataccaattgatgctTTATACTTTAATGCCACAcaagggggggagggggaggtaatttatgtggtgtccaattttcgtgtgcattgattatagaaggacttggttcttctatatgttccttatactactgttg
The DNA window shown above is from Nicotiana tomentosiformis chromosome 8, ASM39032v3, whole genome shotgun sequence and carries:
- the LOC138897180 gene encoding uncharacterized protein, with the translated sequence MRDHIIGKDYELWDIVTDGPLATLKINVEEVEVPNTRADCTAEDLKKWEKNAKAKKWLVKRSRGTLLYSQYENFDIKEGKTIQEMYTRFTTLTNELKSLGRIIPEEDRVEKILTRVVPIT